Genomic DNA from Cydia fagiglandana chromosome 3, ilCydFagi1.1, whole genome shotgun sequence:
CTACATTATAAGTTCCACTGTCTCAGAAAAAGACGAAGCTGCTAGTGGATTTTTAACGATTTCCCCTACTTAGCTTAAAGAGAAACGATCTATCTTCAGTTTTACCTTTGCTGTTCGCTTTTTCCTTGTCTTTGGAGTTTCTTTCGTTAAAATTCTCTAcaaaatttgctacctatttaTTCACTGTAAGCAATTGAAATGAgctattttattcatttatcttTTCTGTGTCTCGTTAGTCTAAAGAGCTAAACAGATTTTTACATAatcatcataaaaatatattagtcgtttatcgcccactgctgagcataggcctctcttcgagtacgccacttatcccgctcctgagccaatctcatccagaagtgacccaaTCTTCCGAATGTCCGGATTGACGGATTGGTCATGTAATGTACAAATTTACTCGGAttctattttattacattagttAAAAATCACCAGTAGAAAGGGAAAAGTTTTAATCGACATTGTTTGAGATTCCATTCGCGTTTCATATCCACGATTATCTTCTTGGGTAGGCCCCAATATTTATAAcccattttttttaagtatccTCCGTGAATGTTGAGCCATTTAGGCTTCTACctaaattggacattctatagagcaAGTATTGAAAaataaccaatttagctaggtcCCTAAATGGCGTAAGAATCGCGGAGCGTGGTGAtacttatttttctttttaaatttccttCACAAGCGAACTATGATTTCCATAGTCTCGCAGAAAGTGTCATTGATTACCTTACCGTCAACTCACGCCATCAATCATAAGTGCAAGGTCATGACTATCCACGTAAACAGTAAACGCACAGTCATGCAGAGTCAATATTAATTCGACCTCCTTTCCTATACCGCTTAAATACCACAATGGGTTCACCACGGACATCGCATTATATTTATTGCATTTACAAAGAACGACGGTGACACCATACTTAGGTGCAATTTTACTTGTAAAATTCTACGCTGAGAGACAGGTTATTATCAGACATCGTAtatattttatagcatttttggtgcagcgcagtggtgttaacggaattggtatacatagataattccaacttaaatggtaaattaagattaacgtaattaataactagagttgaaattgtttataccaattccgttaacaccacacCTTTATACAATACGAGTATAGACTTGTCCCGTAGTCCATCTCTTCCGTGAAATATTGTCGAGGCGAACTCGTGCTAAGTCTACTGGTTCCTAATCAAGTCAAGTTAGCAGTTCTGATTTCGTTTTTCTAATCTCTTactttgttaataaataataaataacactcTTCCTAAAATATCCTTAAAGCTTACGTAACAGAGTTCAATTTTAAAGGGTTATTTATAAGATTTAGTAAGGTTAAGGTATTGTACCTGTCTGTTCTGTAGGCCCACTCGATCAATCATCTTTAATGCTCTAGGGACGCATGCATATTACGCTGGAGGTGTATTAGGTATGTCAGTGATGTATTATGGGGACAAACAATGTTcaacatatacatatgtacggTTTTATATATACTGTGTATATGCCAGCCCATTCATACAAGTGACGGGGGATGTGCAGTCAGTTAAATTTATGATAGAGTGGCGGTGACGTGTGCGAAATTTTGAGAACCTTCAGGATGAAATTATTTACAATCTTTCCGTTCTTGGTATGAGAATAATGCAGAGATTACCTGAATATACTGGATCTTGTGGAGTATGTAGGACTTTAATTATGACCAACTCGCGGTTTCCACACATGAGTGATTAGGCGCTCCCGTActaatttagtatggaaatggAAGCGCGACCGCGTTTTTAGTTGCTACGAGTAGgttcataggtacctactatagtaGTTAAAAAATAGTTAACTTGCAAACAATGTGCATCTTGTAATATtgaatttttcaagtgtaattgCTTGTGTGTGGTGACGCTGCGCAATGCGGCGTCTGATTTGATATAAAAGTCAGTTGCCCAAGTTAAGCTAAAAGGACAAAACTTGCATATAAAACAGAATTCACTGACCTTGAGGAATCCCTTTTGAATTTCGTAAGAAATACGGATAATGTTATACCCCTTACTTCATGCTTTAGCCACACATTGAGTAAACAATGCTCTTGTTTGTTCTAGAACACGAGAAAATCTTCAAAATCAACGACAAAACGATAATGGCCGTGGTGGGCGAGCACGGTGAGACCCAGCAGTTGGTCCACTACCTCATAAGGAATATACATTTGTACCAAATTCGGAACAATTACTCATTAGACATTGGCGCTGTAGCGCACTTTGCCAGGCGGAATTTAGCTGATGCTATGCGTAGATCTGTAAGTAGGTACTGTCAACAGTTAAATCattattgatcctagagaaatcCTCTTCTCTcgacacaggcctcctctcattgAAGAGAAGattcgcggcgagatagactagccgcactgagagaaaaggataacaaaaatacacttagaattacaaaaataaacttaatccggggacaagaactaataggaacaaattgacttttgcaatttctattagttcttgcaatttctattatctgtttgttgaaattagatttaggattactgagctgtttgtagaaataaataaactttacagaaatagtgaaacgtctataattattactaaacttcatttttttcccccagtacagaactgttttttaattcctggtttagtttactaatgatttttctctcagtgcgtcTTTTCTAACTATGTTAACCAAAGAGAGACGGGCGCGGCAGTATCTCGCCACGAGATACTGTCGCACCAAtaatgtgctagcccggctgaaGTCAATCTGTTTCACtaaggtccacttgcaccatcccactaacccgaggttaagcagTTTAACCGTTAatacagtgtcaaattgtactggtaaccatggtaactccaggttgaaccggttagccccgggttagtggaatggtgcaagtggacctaatCATCTTTCCTATCCCTAGAGAAAATACAACGGTGCCCTCCTAGCTGGCTACGATGAAAAAGAGGGTGGGCAGCTCTACTTCCTCGAGGGCTTGGGAGTAAGCCTGCCGACGCCCTTCGGAGCGATTGGCCTGGCTGGGATGTTAAGCTTGGGCGTCCTGTGTCGGTATCATAAGCCAAGTAAGTTAACTGTATTCCATTTTGATGATTATGATAATAACAAGGGCAATTATTTTTATGATGATGTTATGAGGACAAACATAAATTTCTAGTTGGTAGGAAAAATAGAGACTTGGTAGCTGATCTTGAAATAACAAACTTAATAGGCCATGGCTGGAAAAAACTATCTAGAGGAAAATTCTTTTTCCTCGTAGGAAATTTCTATGAGCATTAGATACAGAattcttatttttattgaacCTAGTCCCTCCCTTAAATGCACGGGTCCTTTCGGATGTTGCGTTTTCTCGCTTAGGGCCGGTACAGATGGACTGCTACCCGattgcaacttgtatgggaactgcatgCCGACGTTGCAGTTAGCGTGCAGACGGCATGCAGTTCCTATACAaattgcagtccgtctgtatcggcccttatAGACTGTGCCTTAATAACTGCTTGGAGCAGTCATGAGCCAATGAGAGACTGGAACTTCCCCAGTTGTGCCTAAATATTGCTCAACTCACGTTTCTGTTAAGCTTACTTAGGTACAGTTTTTGATGCCGAACTatacagtcgtcatcagatatatcggagcggctaaggtgctcacatatatctgagcacgcctttattgtcaaggcgttaaaagtgtgtgttcaaatatttttgagcatCTCTGCAGctcaaatatatctgatggcagtgatggcgactgtacgagatATTCCCTTATTGCCCTAGACCTAACAGAAGCAGAAGCGTACGAAGTACTAAAACTGTCGACACAAGAAATACAGCAGCGTTTCGTCGTGCAACTACCCAAGTTCCAAGTATCCGTGGTCTCTAAACATGGCGTCAAGCAGTTACCTACGTTATAGTATGGATCTTAATATACGTTCCGGtattactgtttatttttcTCTTTATTATTCTTAGTTAcagtttttttacaataattgatataaaatagcggaagcagttataaagttgacccaaaaattttttattaagctatgagcttcatcacatttgttccttgagtaattctaagcatttcaagcctgggaggcaataagaaatgtgtgtctactcggatttgtaatggattcaaactttcaacccctttttaaccctgttagaggatgaattttacaaaacgctgaaattacttttcctgtcttttaataatatccccaaatacaaagattcaagtcccgcgttcgaaattttttttgatatccatacaaactttcaactcctttttcaccaccttaggggatgaattttcaaaaacgctgaaattagttttcttgtattttaataatatatcgttttacgaagattcaaattcctagcttaaaataaaacttgaaccccatacaaactttcatcccctttttaaccccctaagggggttaaatttctcaaaatcgcttcttatctcttgtacactttataaatgtaatctagtgtgcaaatttcaactttctatcttttgtagtttcggctccgcgtagcaaaaatctccaaccaaatttttcacttttttacgtttttcttgtaaaattactataaaattgaaaaaaacaaatatcagcaatgaattctacgtctttggtttatacgaaaatgataccaaacttgccctagtacccaccaggatcagagtagattttttttaaagatgacggatggcggccgtctttgtaccccaccctcccccccacttcaggctagaaatgcttagaattactcaaatatcagatgtgatgaagctcatagcttaataaaaaatttttgggtcatgtatggcagcgttacataactgactccagtaaaagtaaaatataaaaatacatattaaacacattataaatcAATTTGGTGATCAACACAATGTCATCTGCATAtagtcacagaataactaatttTTGCCTAGACCTAAGGAATTTATTTAAGTGATATTACTAGAACCTAAACTGTGTAATaaactgtcgcctgcggtatttccggaccgacaCGAAATACGACTACTTTCAAGCCTTAAAagcaagaaaagagcgtactctcATCTCAAaagccggcaacgcacttacaaacTTCTGGTGGTCTGCTTGTTAGCCTCCTTAGTAAGTGAAGTGATATTAATAGTACAAGTGATATTAAAATTTATGTGATTTGAAGTGATATTAATAGTACAGTCTCCGCCATATATATCGAGGTGTTTAAAGTTATTATTATCTGAACACGCTAACGctttgacaataaaggcgtgttcagatattaatgagcgccttggccgctccgaaaTATTTGGTGACGACTGTACTATAATTTTTCCTACAAAAGACATGATTTCATAACCTCCAAACATACTATAATACCCATATATATGGATGGAGTGATAGTACCTACCGTGGTGATAATAGGTCTGTCGTGTGCCGCCTCTTATCGCCGTACCTTGACGTAACTATTTACATAGATAACGTATACTTAGAACTGTACACATGTCGCGACATAGTGCTCTCATAGACAATGTAATGTGTACTATCTACAaggataaaaaaaatcatgtgtatcacggtaaaaatatgggggTAGACAACttgctcaaaaatatgtcccacagttcttaattcgctgatataAGAGTATCGTCGGCTTAACTCGTAAACCTCGGAACTCCTCCAACCAGTATTGTTGGCTAAGGTAGCAAATACATGCctactaatttccttgaaatggagttacgaggtttgcgaatTAAGGCGACGGTATGTACCTTTTTTGAGTACCTAACTATGATATGTACAACCATAACTTTACACTTGACTGCGcgaaatttaaaataagtaggtGGGCATTATCACTTAACTATGTACCATTAATGGCTGGTTAGCAAtggttacaaaactgacggtcaatgtcaaatcccatacattttgtcaggaatgtaacggttagacgttactgaatgAAACACGACAtaagtcgcgctttaaagtacaagttaaaatgaaaatgcacGGGTACTTAGATTTAAATGTGTACTGTTTTTCTACCACTTTCATAAAAACAGAAATCCACGGATAACTTCAAACtacataaacaaattaaaaccaAATCCAACAATCCGCCAGCAACAAACTTTTGCCTTAACTAATTGTGCAAATCCCAAAATAATGAGTCCCAAGCCCAAGACAAATCAGTTAAGAAACTATCGTGGGATCCAGATTATCTCTcctaatagcaatgatcattgtGGACCTTAGCACGTTGAAATAAGGATTAGGATTGTTCAATTTATGTTGAAATTTTACATTAGCCATAGGTAGTCTTTAAGCCATTGTCATAAGGTTTAGAAACGGTTAGCTTTATGTCGAAGACGAACTTGCGAACTGAAATCCATTGCATTTTGGTTTAAAAACAATAAGATCTTGGATTCAGATCATTTATCTGATGTGTCGTACTGCGCTTGTACAGTTTGTAAGAGTTGAAATCTTACTTTGAATCTTCTAAGAGCCATATTTTCTACGCTTTGTAAGATAAAATCATCTGCTATAGGTACTATCTTGTACAACAAATGCGCGTAAAAATAACTATAGCTAGTAATGACACACTATTTTAGTTCTGTCAGATAATTTTTATTTGGTCTATTAGTGTGCCataaagtacctatacatatctACCTATACGCTCTGGGCAATTTTCGTACTTGGTTAAGTTTCGTAGATTTTGAATGTTATTAACACTTTTATAACAAAACTTCAGTGAGACACagacattttaaatatattaagaacaggTCACTcaacacaaaaataataaatagtatatagagggatcctgtcattgtaaattttgtagtcacagtaaatttactgccatctatcgacacacgactaaaactcaaaataaaaacatataaaattatcaaaaaatgtatgtaagtatatacataaatgtatgtatatggataaatgattttattattttataatgttcattcactgatacctgtgttaaaattgttaaatatgaaacggtgtcgtcacgccatctagccgagcataggccaaaggtgtgtgcgccatctatccgaaaatgactttttcttgatttccgaggcacgttttttccttagactttattcatcttatacgaagttacatgtcTTTGTTGTGTACTAAGAGTATATAATAAGGGAATTAATAAGCTTTACAACTGTCAGTTCAACACACAAATTACAAGCGTAATAAACCCATTACTAAAGATAAGAGACAACAAGTTTCTCAGCCCTTTTTGTACTGATAAGATAACTGATTACTCATGGCAGAGGTTTTCGCGTTtcgtaattctttttttttacggAAAATTCGAACATGACTAaaatagttaatttattttacaagagGATAAAGTTGTTGTTGATTAAACCCTCGTCCTTGTCCACGAGCGTATAGTGGTTTGAGAATTGGAATCTTGAccgtttcaaggcacgagaatTATACAAACGTTTCTCCCGAGTGAAATTAATACTATTTATATTGTTGtacaaaatatgtaaaaatttaaaatatatttaaatttatataaatttacttTGTACATACACTAACAAGCATACAGCACACACTAAGTACTTGACACTTATACAGATCTTTTGGACAAACATAAGTAGATCATAAGTAGCTGACACACCCACAGGCCGAATACACCACCGCCCTGTTGGACAGAATGTACATATTAAGTATGTAACATGCGAACTAGGGAAATAAACAGCTTTTTATTCTATTCTACAAAATATGATGCGAAAAATATATcgaattttcattaaaaaatgtattataactaaaataaaaaatctataCTTAAAGTTATATCAATCGAAAGTatcttaattaaaatatttgaaacacTCCAGCAGAAAACTGTGTGACCAGCAAACAATAAAATCGTTAACGGCTGTGCTTTCCGACGATGTAGATCGTGCGACGTTTAATATTAATCATACACAAAGGAATACAGAGCGATTTATATGATgaagagacagacagacatacataggttttttttttgcattttgaataTTGATCTGACCATATTTTGACTGGTAAATACTCGTATGTATTAGGTTTATCATACTAATgcttgattctgattctgattctgattctaatAGGCCAACCCAGTAAACGTAAAAAAGGCTGTTTCATTTCGACTTAGGATATGATATGACGATGTTTTATCTGATCTATTAGATGTTTAGgttataaatatacttacataggtaattatatttttatatcatcgcgatagttatatttataacttaaatatgtgtgtataaataggtgataaataattattaatgagtGAGTTCATAAATAGAGTATAGTATTTATGGTTTTTAtagctaattaattaattaattaatagttaAGATGGTTTAGTTAGAGGAATGTCATAAAAACgactaaattatacaaaaatgatatcACAACagcatttttaaattttatttagcgattttattaaaaaagatgGGATAAGTAGGTTATGCGTTTTCTTGATAACGTCTATCATACGAGTATTATACTCATACCGTTACCCAAACATTCTATATCTTTAAGTATAGGAAGAAAGTACCTGATATTTGAACATGCATATTTAGGTATAATATTTGCTTATCAAACCCTAGGTATGTGCGTAAACGACACTGCGAGTATGTGTGTGAGTAACACAGAAACGTGAGATGTTGACTTTCGATCTCTG
This window encodes:
- the LOC134680479 gene encoding proteasome subunit beta type-2-like; its protein translation is MAVVGEHGETQQLVHYLIRNIHLYQIRNNYSLDIGAVAHFARRNLADAMRRSRKYNGALLAGYDEKEGGQLYFLEGLGVSLPTPFGAIGLAGMLSLGVLCRYHKPNLTEAEAYEVLKLSTQEIQQRFVVQLPKFQVSVVSKHGVKQLPTL